Within the Deltaproteobacteria bacterium genome, the region CTTTCTCATCCACAATACCAATGTAAGTGTTGTTTGCATGTAGGTCAAAACCGATGTACAATTTCATATGGCACCTCCTGTTAAAAAGTTTGCTTGCTTTTTTTAAGCATACCATGGAGTAACTTCCTGCTATGCTTCAGGAGTTGCCTTCTATATGATTATCACGTCTACGCATTTGACAAAATCCTGAAATCCTAAGCTCCCGTAGATCAACCTCCAATCCGTATGCATGGCGTTCGCTACAGCTTACTGGGCGTAATTGGGTTTCATTTTAAAGAGTCGCTGTCCCCAGTTACTTACATAAAGCAGAATTAATGCAAAACTTAAAAGTAAAATTTGGCTTCTACTCCATATCAAAGACACTTGTCATGCTGTCCTTATCATGGTGTATTTTTACTGGAATTTACTTATGGGCAACACCAATCACATCGTCTGAAACGGTGAAGTTTTCTGAAATTTCTAGGTTTGGCATTATTCCTCTAGTTATCCCTGTATCGATAGCTTTAGTGGCTGTATGGGCAATATACACCTATAGTAATACGGTCTTGTTTATGGCTACTATTTTGCTGGGTGTATTTTGGCTGCTGTCCGGTTTTTCCATAGGGCTTTGTTACACACCTGCACTTATATTACTAGGGTGTGCTTCAATTACTAGCTTAGTTGAAACGCTGCTCACTAGACGAAAAAACGCGCAATAAGGGTGATCGCGTCTACGCATTTGACAAAACCCTGGAACCCTATGCTCCTGTAACGTGCGCCATGCGCGCGATAACGACTTGTAACAGGGGTTCAATTTAAAGAGTCGCTGTTGTACTATTTTGGTATAAGCATGAAAACTAGCAAAAGTTCCACATAATTATATGCAAAAGGAGAATCATGGACAATCAAAATAACGTCGTTTTTGGCACGGGACCATTAGGTCTGTGGGTAGCTCAAGCGTTAGCTGAGCAAGGCAAGCAGGTAACAGTTGTTAATCGAAGCGGGAAGGTTTCCAACAAAATCTCAGAGCAAATAAAAGTCATTGCAGGAAATGCTAATGATTCCGCAGTCGTTTACGAAATTTGCAAGGGTGCAAACTCGGTGTTCCATTGTGCTATGCCACCTTACACACAATGGCCTGAAAGATTTCCTTTGTTGACAAAAGGGATTCTTGATGGGGTGAAACAAGCAGGTTGCAGATTGATTTATGGTGACAATCTATATGGGTATGGCGATACAAAAGGAACTCCAATAAGCGAACAACTTCCATATAAGGCAACAGGTCACAAGGGGAAAGTTAGAGCATCAATGGCAGAAATGCTGTTAAATGAAAAAGATTTAGAAATAGTCATAGGGCGAGGTTCTGACTTTTATGGCCCTTTAGTCATAAATTCTACTTTTGGTGAAATGTTTTTCAAGGCGGCTTTATCAGGTAAGTCGGCAAACTTACTGGGCAATATTGACTTGCCACACACCTACACATACATAAAGGACTTTGCTACAGCATTAGTCAATCTAAGCGACCACCAAGAGTCATTTGGCCAAGTTTGGCATGTCCCAAATGCATCGACTATTACAACACAGCAGTTGGTATCAATTGCCGAAGAGCAAATAAATAAACCGATAAAAATACGTGCTGCTGGCAATTTTATGGTTTCGTTTTTGGGGTTATTTAACCCAATGT harbors:
- a CDS encoding SDR family oxidoreductase — translated: MDNQNNVVFGTGPLGLWVAQALAEQGKQVTVVNRSGKVSNKISEQIKVIAGNANDSAVVYEICKGANSVFHCAMPPYTQWPERFPLLTKGILDGVKQAGCRLIYGDNLYGYGDTKGTPISEQLPYKATGHKGKVRASMAEMLLNEKDLEIVIGRGSDFYGPLVINSTFGEMFFKAALSGKSANLLGNIDLPHTYTYIKDFATALVNLSDHQESFGQVWHVPNASTITTQQLVSIAEEQINKPIKIRAAGNFMVSFLGLFNPMLREMKEMMYEWEQPYIVDHKKYEDKFGNNSTPHDIAIRETVEWYRENVAM